The following coding sequences lie in one Paracidovorax avenae genomic window:
- a CDS encoding TetR/AcrR family transcriptional regulator yields the protein MIEATRARLLAAARGAFAAQGYAQTSMDDFTGEAGLTRGALYHHFGSKEGLLAAVIEQIEAEVGERLRAVSGAAPTPWEGLRRRCRTYLELALEPEIRRIVLQDARAVFGDVPQAAQSAGVAALESALQGLIDQGTVAPLHAGAMARMLYGVVTEASFWIAEPDGDQSQRLAQALDGLDRLLDGLLAHP from the coding sequence ATGATCGAGGCCACCCGCGCCCGGCTCCTGGCCGCGGCGCGCGGTGCGTTTGCGGCCCAGGGCTATGCGCAGACGTCGATGGACGATTTCACGGGCGAGGCCGGCCTGACGCGCGGGGCGCTCTACCACCACTTCGGCAGCAAGGAGGGCCTGCTGGCCGCGGTCATCGAGCAGATCGAAGCCGAGGTCGGCGAGCGCCTGCGTGCCGTCTCCGGGGCGGCGCCCACGCCGTGGGAGGGGCTCCGGCGCCGCTGCCGTACCTACCTGGAACTGGCGCTGGAGCCCGAGATCCGCCGCATCGTCCTGCAGGATGCCCGGGCCGTTTTCGGCGACGTACCCCAGGCCGCGCAGTCGGCCGGCGTCGCCGCGCTCGAATCCGCGCTGCAGGGCCTGATCGACCAGGGCACGGTGGCCCCGCTGCATGCCGGCGCCATGGCCCGCATGCTCTACGGCGTGGTCACCGAAGCCTCGTTCTGGATCGCCGAGCCGGACGGGGACCAGTCCCAGCGTCTCGCGCAGGCCCTGGATGGCCTGGACCGGCTGCTGGACGGCCTTCTTGCCCACCCCTGA
- a CDS encoding cytochrome b, with protein MQWTSTATRFGALAKFFHWTSAAAFIGAYAVVYYVIWFMDDTSDASLPVLNIHWVLGLIVGFLVLPRLIWRLLDVQPEDPPGTPLEHALAHAAHWGLYGLLVAMPLTGYIGTGAPTDFGLFTVTGFNDTALFAWISRTFQVGWEAFEAPVDAVHHFLGQFVAWAVVLLHVGAALFHHRVRRDDVLTRMLPGRR; from the coding sequence ATGCAGTGGACCAGCACCGCGACCCGTTTCGGGGCGCTCGCCAAATTCTTTCACTGGACGAGTGCCGCCGCATTCATCGGCGCCTACGCCGTCGTCTATTACGTCATCTGGTTCATGGACGACACCTCGGACGCATCCCTGCCCGTGCTCAACATCCACTGGGTGCTGGGCCTGATCGTGGGCTTCCTGGTGCTGCCGCGGCTGATCTGGCGGCTGCTGGACGTGCAGCCCGAGGATCCGCCCGGCACGCCCCTGGAGCATGCCCTGGCCCATGCCGCGCACTGGGGCCTCTACGGCCTGCTGGTCGCCATGCCGCTCACGGGCTATATCGGCACCGGGGCGCCCACGGATTTCGGGCTGTTCACCGTGACGGGATTCAACGACACCGCGCTCTTCGCCTGGATCAGCCGTACCTTCCAGGTGGGCTGGGAGGCGTTCGAGGCGCCGGTCGATGCCGTCCACCACTTCCTGGGCCAGTTCGTGGCCTGGGCCGTCGTGCTGCTGCACGTGGGGGCGGCGCTCTTCCACCACCGTGTGCGGCGCGACGACGTGCTCACCCGCATGCTGCCGGGACGGCGCTAG